One window from the genome of Paraneptunicella aestuarii encodes:
- a CDS encoding cation diffusion facilitator family transporter, with protein MNVKKVLYIEGTVNLIMALLKFIVGLTVQSTAIIADAAHSLSDVANNGLAFLAIRFSEKPADDDHPYGHEKFETLAVFALASSLVIIAFEVIIHAVQRIGEPIEPSPVGFWLLVACVVINIGLTTWEHYWAKRLNSHLLHADAKHTLGDVMTSVAVIAGWQLASMGWYWIDAVTAIGVAGIIFYFAFQLFKQSIPILVDGTKLDNAAVGKTVQKLDGIESVHSIRSRYNGKHVAADLIITVAPDMPTEAAHELANEVESILKNKFNVEDAVVHIEPDPQYTADKENPDKKE; from the coding sequence ATGAACGTAAAAAAGGTTTTATACATTGAAGGTACGGTCAATCTGATCATGGCCTTGTTGAAGTTTATCGTTGGCCTTACCGTACAATCTACAGCAATTATTGCTGACGCTGCGCATTCTTTAAGTGATGTTGCCAACAATGGGTTAGCTTTTCTTGCTATTCGTTTTTCTGAAAAGCCTGCCGATGATGACCACCCTTACGGGCATGAGAAGTTTGAAACGCTGGCTGTATTTGCTCTGGCTTCATCCCTTGTCATTATTGCTTTTGAAGTCATTATCCATGCAGTACAACGTATTGGTGAGCCGATTGAACCCAGCCCTGTGGGATTCTGGTTATTAGTCGCGTGTGTGGTGATTAATATTGGCCTGACTACGTGGGAACACTACTGGGCTAAACGCCTTAATTCTCATTTGTTACATGCCGATGCAAAACATACTCTTGGCGATGTTATGACTTCTGTTGCCGTTATTGCTGGATGGCAACTTGCCAGCATGGGCTGGTACTGGATTGATGCCGTAACGGCTATCGGTGTCGCTGGTATCATTTTCTACTTTGCCTTTCAGCTGTTTAAACAATCCATTCCTATTCTTGTGGATGGTACAAAACTGGACAATGCTGCGGTAGGAAAAACCGTCCAAAAGCTGGATGGAATTGAATCGGTGCATAGCATTCGTTCTCGCTATAACGGTAAGCATGTGGCAGCTGATTTGATTATTACCGTAGCTCCTGACATGCCAACCGAAGCGGCTCATGAACTTGCTAACGAAGTAGAATCTATATTAAAGAATAAGTTTAATGTGGAAGATGCTGTGGTTCATATCGAACCGGATCCCCAATATACGGCTGATAAAGAGAATCCTGATAAAAAAGAATGA
- a CDS encoding Ni/Fe hydrogenase subunit alpha — MTTKARKINLKVPFVTRLEGEGALELTTKGNDIDKLHLKIFEPPRLFESFLQGKSYKDVPDLSARICGICPMAYQLTSIQAMETLFGVQLPEHIIRLRRLMNLGEWLQSHALHIHFLAAPDIYGFDSALQMAGEYPEFLQRGMLIQEAGNSLMTLLGGRSVHPVGLQVGGFTKLPNAEKWLHCLTLVEHALPAAKQLVKWSSELELPDYSHDFLCVSLKGEKAFPINSGDIQISNGLVITPAQYPEHFKEHQTRHSTAFYSLLDGHDYLVGPLARMNNSFHLLHEDVKQVAKEYGLKFPNQNMHTSIQARALECFSALHESLGILQQGLPEGEANVAYDIKAGECHFCTEAPRGLIYHYYDLDDEGKVLKCSIIPPTSQNQARIEKDLHFSVKQFGLDKSDKELKYFCERIIRNYDPCISCSTHFLDFKRIQK, encoded by the coding sequence ATGACAACAAAAGCACGCAAAATTAATTTAAAAGTTCCTTTCGTTACTCGTTTGGAGGGAGAAGGCGCATTAGAGCTGACAACCAAAGGCAACGACATTGATAAGTTACATTTAAAGATTTTCGAGCCGCCTCGGTTGTTTGAATCCTTTTTGCAGGGCAAATCATACAAAGATGTGCCAGATCTCAGTGCCCGTATTTGTGGTATTTGCCCTATGGCGTATCAGCTTACGTCTATTCAGGCTATGGAAACCCTGTTTGGTGTGCAGTTGCCCGAGCATATCATCAGGCTGCGTCGCCTCATGAACCTGGGCGAATGGCTGCAAAGTCATGCCTTACATATTCATTTCCTTGCTGCGCCCGATATTTATGGCTTTGATAGTGCCTTACAGATGGCGGGGGAATACCCTGAGTTTTTACAGCGAGGCATGTTAATACAGGAAGCGGGCAATTCCTTAATGACCTTACTTGGCGGACGCTCTGTCCATCCAGTTGGGCTGCAAGTGGGCGGCTTTACCAAGTTGCCCAATGCTGAAAAATGGCTGCACTGCTTAACCCTTGTTGAACACGCTTTACCTGCGGCTAAGCAATTAGTGAAATGGAGCAGTGAACTGGAATTGCCTGATTACAGCCATGACTTTTTGTGCGTAAGTCTAAAAGGCGAAAAAGCCTTTCCCATTAATAGCGGTGATATTCAAATCAGTAACGGACTGGTGATAACGCCTGCGCAGTATCCTGAACATTTTAAAGAACATCAAACCCGGCACTCGACGGCATTTTATTCGTTGCTTGACGGTCATGATTATCTGGTCGGCCCTTTAGCCCGTATGAACAACAGCTTTCATTTGCTGCATGAAGACGTAAAGCAAGTCGCCAAAGAGTATGGGCTCAAGTTTCCTAATCAAAACATGCATACCAGTATTCAAGCGCGAGCATTGGAGTGTTTTTCCGCATTACATGAAAGTCTGGGCATTTTGCAACAAGGGCTTCCGGAAGGGGAAGCCAATGTTGCCTATGATATTAAAGCGGGTGAGTGTCATTTTTGCACTGAAGCGCCCAGAGGCTTGATTTATCACTATTATGATTTAGATGATGAAGGTAAGGTGTTGAAATGTTCGATTATTCCGCCGACTAGCCAGAATCAGGCTCGTATCGAGAAAGACCTGCATTTTTCCGTGAAACAATTCGGTTTGGATAAATCTGACAAGGAGCTGAAATATTTCTGTGAGAGGATTATCCGAAATTATGACCCTTGTATTTCCTGTTCTACTCATTTTCTGGACTTTAAACGTATTCAGAAATAG
- a CDS encoding HypC/HybG/HupF family hydrogenase formation chaperone, producing MCLGVPAQIVSIEDATLGTATADTGGVQCIVNIGLLDLQGKSQQELIGSYVLVHVGFAMAIIDEQEAMDTLKLLQQMSGEANELDD from the coding sequence ATGTGTTTAGGTGTGCCTGCTCAAATAGTCAGTATTGAAGATGCTACCTTGGGAACCGCTACTGCTGATACCGGAGGTGTACAGTGCATAGTGAATATCGGATTGCTGGATTTGCAGGGTAAATCACAACAAGAGTTGATTGGTTCCTATGTGCTGGTGCATGTGGGTTTTGCCATGGCAATTATTGACGAACAGGAAGCAATGGATACGCTTAAACTACTACAGCAGATGTCCGGAGAGGCCAATGAACTCGACGACTAG
- a CDS encoding NADH-quinone oxidoreductase subunit B family protein, protein MSKAKSKVTVAIHKLTSCSGCQLAFLNQGKALLSLLEIVEFKHFIEAGVYEPDAKVDLAFIEGSVSTPEDLKRLQEVRNNAKLLVSIGACATSGGVQALRNLADGDVWKRGVYPHPEFIATLDTSTPVAEHVKIDFELWGCPITVQQIRHFVQQLTLGTLPQPEMEKLCMECKRQQNVCVVVTRQAPCLGPVTRTGCGALCPEFGKACYGCFGASEQPNARSLANRFSGLGLVSEEVAQRFAAIHSHEPAFKAQVEHWQGLSVREIE, encoded by the coding sequence ATGAGCAAAGCCAAATCAAAAGTCACGGTTGCCATTCATAAACTCACTTCCTGTTCAGGATGTCAGCTAGCGTTTCTCAATCAGGGTAAAGCCTTATTGAGCTTGCTGGAAATTGTGGAGTTTAAGCACTTTATTGAAGCGGGGGTTTACGAGCCTGACGCAAAAGTGGATTTGGCCTTTATCGAAGGAAGTGTTTCAACGCCAGAAGATTTAAAGCGCCTGCAAGAAGTACGAAATAATGCCAAGCTGTTGGTCAGTATAGGCGCGTGTGCAACAAGCGGAGGGGTGCAGGCATTGCGTAATCTTGCTGATGGCGATGTATGGAAGCGAGGTGTATACCCTCATCCCGAGTTTATTGCCACACTGGATACATCAACGCCTGTTGCAGAGCACGTAAAGATTGATTTTGAGTTGTGGGGCTGTCCGATTACGGTGCAGCAAATTCGCCATTTTGTGCAGCAACTTACGCTTGGCACATTGCCACAACCGGAAATGGAAAAATTGTGCATGGAATGTAAACGACAGCAAAATGTGTGCGTAGTCGTCACGCGGCAAGCGCCTTGCCTAGGCCCCGTTACCCGAACTGGCTGTGGCGCATTATGCCCTGAATTTGGCAAGGCTTGCTATGGTTGCTTTGGTGCATCTGAGCAGCCTAACGCTCGTAGTTTAGCGAATCGTTTTTCAGGTTTGGGACTGGTTTCTGAGGAAGTGGCGCAACGTTTTGCGGCAATTCATAGCCATGAACCTGCATTTAAAGCTCAGGTAGAACATTGGCAGGGGCTTTCGGTAAGAGAAATCGAATAA
- a CDS encoding hydrogenase maturation nickel metallochaperone HypA/HybF: MHELSLVKSLLQQVEPYQDRPIKKVVLEVGTMTCVDPERLVFCFDMVKEEAGLSDVNLQINMQQAIAKCQQCEREFKLQQLGQPCECGSYHYTIGTGRDLNLIEIEFNDV; this comes from the coding sequence ATGCATGAATTGTCGCTGGTGAAATCCTTGTTGCAGCAGGTTGAACCTTATCAGGATCGACCGATCAAAAAAGTGGTACTCGAAGTGGGAACCATGACCTGCGTCGATCCGGAGCGCTTGGTATTTTGCTTTGATATGGTGAAAGAGGAAGCGGGATTGAGCGATGTTAATTTGCAGATCAACATGCAGCAAGCGATAGCTAAATGCCAGCAATGTGAACGAGAGTTCAAGTTACAACAATTAGGGCAGCCCTGCGAATGTGGCAGTTACCACTATACTATTGGCACAGGGCGAGATTTAAATTTAATCGAAATAGAGTTTAACGATGTGTAA
- the hypD gene encoding hydrogenase formation protein HypD, with amino-acid sequence MNSTTSANSGSTALAFKDQTIVQTLAKNITSLANQLAELKKRPLQIMEVCGGHTHAIYRFGLDQLLPDTLEFVHGPGCPVCVLPPEAVDNAIALAQQPNTILASFGDTLRVPGSANSLLQAKALGADVRVLYSPMDALQLATQHPDKRIIFFAIGFDTTMPGIAYSIQQAYQQQIPNLFFYCHHIRLLPTLEGLFLQPNPVKLDGLIGPGHVSMVIGSKVYEDFVTKTDLPLVIAGFEPVDLLDALYQILLQIEQGESRVENRYTRVVQEQGNQAALKSIHEVFDMDIDANWRGLGEVSGSGVHIKDKYRAYDAQQFINKEEANKHSETQLEPIYCQQVMTGQLRPTQCPKFNSECIPEHPLGALMVSSEGACAAYYQYKIRA; translated from the coding sequence ATGAACTCGACGACTAGCGCTAATTCGGGCTCAACTGCACTCGCGTTTAAAGATCAGACTATCGTGCAAACCCTGGCTAAGAATATCACTTCGCTTGCCAATCAATTAGCTGAGCTTAAAAAGCGCCCCTTACAGATTATGGAAGTATGCGGCGGGCATACTCACGCGATTTACCGTTTTGGTCTGGATCAGTTATTGCCCGATACCCTTGAGTTCGTGCATGGCCCAGGTTGTCCGGTGTGTGTACTGCCGCCCGAAGCTGTCGATAATGCTATTGCGCTTGCTCAGCAGCCCAATACGATTCTTGCCAGTTTTGGCGATACCTTGAGAGTTCCGGGCTCTGCAAACAGTTTACTGCAAGCAAAAGCCCTGGGGGCAGATGTTCGAGTCTTGTATTCGCCAATGGATGCTTTACAGCTAGCAACGCAACATCCTGACAAGCGCATTATCTTCTTTGCCATTGGTTTTGATACCACCATGCCAGGCATTGCTTACAGCATCCAACAGGCATATCAGCAACAAATCCCTAATCTGTTTTTTTATTGCCACCACATTCGTTTGCTTCCAACGCTGGAAGGATTATTTCTGCAACCCAATCCGGTAAAGTTAGACGGTTTAATCGGACCGGGGCATGTCAGCATGGTTATAGGAAGCAAGGTCTATGAAGACTTTGTCACAAAAACAGATTTGCCTTTGGTTATTGCGGGTTTTGAACCTGTTGATTTGCTGGATGCTCTTTATCAAATTTTATTGCAAATAGAGCAAGGTGAGTCTCGGGTTGAAAACCGTTATACCCGAGTTGTACAAGAACAAGGTAATCAAGCAGCGCTGAAAAGTATCCATGAGGTGTTTGATATGGATATTGATGCTAATTGGCGAGGTTTAGGCGAGGTTTCCGGTTCAGGCGTGCATATTAAAGACAAGTACCGGGCTTATGATGCTCAACAATTTATCAATAAAGAAGAAGCGAATAAGCACTCAGAAACACAACTTGAACCCATTTATTGCCAGCAGGTGATGACCGGGCAATTGCGTCCAACACAATGCCCTAAATTTAATTCAGAATGCATTCCTGAACATCCACTTGGAGCTTTGATGGTGTCATCGGAAGGGGCGTGCGCAGCGTACTATCAGTATAAAATTCGGGCATAG
- the hypB gene encoding hydrogenase nickel incorporation protein HypB, whose protein sequence is MCNHCGCSAEKARISDPQSGKHTHLHMDGNSLKLQESLLAGNTALAEQNRKWLQKLQVIAINLMGTPGAGKTALLEATLKAPQFASLDISVLEGDQQTSNDAKRIQSAGGKVLQINTGTGCHLDADMIHSGIHSLEPQPGSLLFIENVGNLVCPALFDLGENYRITMMSVTDGADKPEKYPHMFSECDLIIINKADLLPYVDFDLEYAKNCIAKLNPDADVILMSANKQGDADEENQQWQQWLMNRVNNA, encoded by the coding sequence ATGTGTAATCACTGTGGTTGTAGCGCAGAAAAAGCGCGAATTTCAGATCCTCAAAGCGGCAAACACACTCATTTGCATATGGATGGCAACAGCCTGAAATTGCAAGAGTCATTACTGGCGGGCAATACGGCTCTCGCTGAACAAAACAGAAAATGGCTGCAAAAATTACAAGTGATTGCCATTAACTTAATGGGCACGCCGGGCGCAGGTAAAACCGCTTTGTTGGAAGCAACCTTGAAAGCCCCTCAGTTCGCTTCGCTGGATATTTCTGTGCTTGAAGGTGATCAACAAACCTCTAACGATGCCAAGCGTATTCAGTCTGCCGGTGGCAAGGTGCTGCAAATTAACACAGGCACGGGATGCCATCTGGATGCAGACATGATCCATTCCGGTATTCATAGTCTGGAGCCTCAACCCGGTAGCCTGCTGTTTATTGAAAATGTAGGGAATCTGGTTTGTCCGGCATTATTCGATTTAGGCGAGAATTACCGCATTACCATGATGTCGGTGACTGACGGTGCGGATAAACCGGAAAAGTACCCGCATATGTTCAGCGAATGCGATTTAATCATCATAAACAAGGCGGATTTATTGCCTTACGTTGATTTCGATTTGGAATACGCCAAAAACTGTATTGCCAAATTAAATCCTGACGCCGACGTGATTTTAATGTCAGCAAATAAACAGGGGGATGCAGATGAAGAGAATCAACAGTGGCAACAGTGGTTAATGAACCGGGTGAATAATGCGTAA
- a CDS encoding FAD/NAD(P)-binding protein, with product MSVVLHTDHMVHLPKVASFVPVPARLIKKDQESDGLYTLHLEICSQQPEHIQQFARFQFGQFNMLSIMGIGEIPISIMGWQDGLLMHTIRSVGRVSEALNNLQPGSQIGLRGPFGQGWPLTDFTGRDLIFITAGLGCAPVVAAINYAVAHKQQYRRIVILQGVKHHQDLLWQSKYDEWRDKGDCQVLLAASEENKRKYHWRLGLVTELLELAEFDPSHCSVMMCGPEIMMLAALKQLNKQQVDESEVYLSLERNFQCGLGSCGHCQLGPYFVCKDGPVFHYPQIKPWFGHTGF from the coding sequence ATGAGCGTTGTATTACATACCGACCATATGGTGCATCTACCCAAGGTGGCCAGTTTTGTACCTGTTCCTGCTCGATTGATAAAGAAGGATCAGGAATCTGACGGTTTATATACCTTACATCTGGAAATTTGCAGTCAGCAACCTGAGCATATTCAACAGTTTGCAAGGTTTCAATTTGGTCAGTTCAATATGCTATCCATTATGGGCATTGGTGAAATACCTATTTCCATTATGGGCTGGCAAGACGGGCTATTGATGCACACTATTCGTTCTGTCGGGCGGGTGTCGGAAGCCTTAAACAATTTGCAACCCGGTAGTCAAATCGGTTTGCGAGGCCCATTTGGGCAGGGCTGGCCGTTAACGGATTTTACCGGGCGAGATTTGATTTTTATTACGGCGGGGCTGGGTTGTGCGCCTGTGGTGGCTGCCATTAACTACGCCGTTGCTCATAAGCAACAGTATCGGCGCATTGTGATCTTGCAAGGTGTCAAACATCATCAGGATTTGCTATGGCAAAGCAAATACGATGAGTGGCGCGACAAGGGGGATTGTCAGGTGTTGTTAGCGGCAAGCGAAGAGAATAAGCGCAAGTACCATTGGCGCTTGGGCTTGGTGACTGAGTTGCTGGAATTAGCCGAGTTCGATCCGTCTCATTGTTCCGTCATGATGTGTGGCCCGGAAATCATGATGTTAGCGGCATTAAAGCAGCTTAATAAGCAGCAGGTTGATGAATCGGAAGTGTATTTGAGCCTGGAGCGTAATTTTCAATGTGGCCTTGGTTCTTGTGGGCATTGCCAATTGGGGCCGTATTTTGTGTGTAAGGATGGCCCAGTGTTCCATTATCCTCAAATCAAACCCTGGTTTGGTCATACGGGTTTTTAG
- a CDS encoding thioredoxin domain-containing protein, whose protein sequence is MSHSGNVELKSHLRMMLFALFSITILFSVSGYSTPIIVDNAAFSQSASAPQSAQNTGAGSCHQIQVFTRQGCPHCAKAKQYFALFAQQYPNIQIQTLDVQQGDNLEQLRVISQRYGIANPGVPTFRICDAVMVGFDEQQTPAWITQQMAITDVAATRNIHLPLFGDVAPEKLGLPLFTVVIGLVDGFNPCAMWVLLFLLSILVNLKDRIRMAVIAGSFVLVSGLVYFAFMAAWLNVFLILGYSRNIQIVLGAIAFLISLIHIKDYFAFKQGISLSIPESAKPGLYSRVRKIVQAENLWLAFPGIIVVAVLVNFLELLCTAGLPAVFTQILTAKSLHSSEYYAYLTLYNIAYIFDDSVMVVIAVYSLNKIKMNEAQGRGLKLLSGIFILALSLGLLFFPEVLF, encoded by the coding sequence ATGAGTCATTCAGGCAATGTAGAGCTTAAATCGCACTTAAGAATGATGCTGTTCGCATTATTCTCTATAACGATTCTGTTCTCGGTGTCGGGTTATAGTACGCCGATTATTGTTGATAACGCAGCATTTTCTCAATCCGCATCAGCACCTCAATCTGCGCAAAATACCGGGGCAGGTAGTTGCCATCAAATACAGGTATTTACCCGCCAAGGCTGCCCACATTGCGCCAAAGCCAAACAATATTTTGCGTTATTCGCACAACAATATCCGAATATTCAGATACAAACCCTGGATGTACAGCAAGGCGATAACCTGGAGCAACTTAGAGTTATCAGCCAGCGCTATGGCATAGCTAATCCTGGCGTTCCTACCTTTAGAATTTGCGACGCTGTTATGGTTGGGTTTGATGAGCAACAAACACCAGCCTGGATAACACAGCAAATGGCTATTACCGATGTTGCGGCAACCCGAAATATTCATTTGCCTCTGTTCGGTGATGTCGCGCCCGAGAAACTTGGTCTTCCTCTGTTTACCGTTGTCATCGGGTTGGTTGATGGATTTAACCCTTGCGCTATGTGGGTGTTGTTATTCCTGCTTTCAATTCTGGTCAATTTGAAAGACAGGATCAGGATGGCCGTTATTGCCGGTAGCTTTGTGTTAGTGAGCGGACTGGTTTATTTTGCGTTTATGGCTGCCTGGCTGAATGTGTTTCTGATCCTTGGATATTCCCGCAATATTCAGATTGTACTGGGCGCGATAGCATTTTTGATTAGCCTGATTCATATCAAGGATTACTTTGCATTCAAACAAGGGATTAGTTTGAGCATACCTGAATCGGCAAAACCGGGACTGTATTCGCGAGTGCGTAAAATTGTTCAGGCTGAAAACCTTTGGCTGGCGTTTCCCGGCATCATCGTTGTTGCCGTATTAGTCAATTTTCTGGAATTGCTCTGTACTGCCGGATTGCCCGCAGTCTTCACCCAAATTTTAACCGCAAAATCCCTTCATTCCTCCGAGTATTATGCTTATCTGACTTTATACAATATCGCCTATATTTTTGATGATAGCGTGATGGTTGTAATTGCTGTTTATAGCCTTAATAAAATAAAAATGAATGAGGCTCAGGGAAGAGGTTTGAAACTATTGAGTGGTATTTTTATTTTAGCTTTATCTTTAGGTTTGTTGTTTTTTCCAGAAGTTCTTTTTTAA
- the hypE gene encoding hydrogenase expression/formation protein HypE, producing MTTNDKSNEANKEIITLAHGAGGRAMQNLIEGLFLKAFGDEGLLLKDDQARLYLTEYAVHQLAMTTDSYVVSPIQFPGGDIGKLAVYGTVNDLAVGGAIPLYLSAAFIIEEGLSIAELGSIVYSMAQAAQTAKVKIVTGDTKVVERGKADKLFINTTGIGVIPPNIEISAQKARPGDKVIVNGNIGSHGAAVMLARGELGLSADIKSDCAPLNLLIQPLLQQFPDIHCMRDATRGGVGVVLNELAQASGVNIELIEPNLPITPQVNGVCELLGLEPLYLANEGLAVFIVPEEHADAILRQMQQHPHGEHARIIGSVVDSVPDKTTKGQSSQALLYIKNEFGSKRILDIPYGIQLPRIC from the coding sequence ATGACGACGAACGACAAAAGTAACGAAGCAAATAAAGAAATAATCACTTTAGCTCATGGTGCTGGCGGCAGAGCCATGCAAAACCTTATTGAGGGCTTGTTTTTAAAGGCTTTCGGCGATGAAGGTTTGTTGTTAAAAGACGATCAGGCAAGGTTATACCTAACCGAATATGCAGTTCATCAGCTTGCAATGACCACCGACAGTTACGTGGTTTCGCCAATCCAATTCCCCGGCGGTGATATTGGCAAGCTTGCCGTGTATGGCACAGTGAATGATTTAGCCGTTGGCGGTGCCATTCCCTTATATTTGAGTGCGGCTTTTATTATTGAAGAAGGGCTTTCTATTGCCGAGTTGGGATCCATCGTGTATTCCATGGCACAAGCTGCACAAACGGCAAAGGTGAAAATCGTCACGGGTGATACCAAAGTCGTCGAGCGAGGCAAAGCCGATAAGTTGTTTATTAATACAACGGGTATTGGCGTTATCCCGCCCAATATCGAGATTAGCGCGCAAAAAGCCCGCCCCGGAGACAAAGTCATCGTTAATGGCAATATTGGAAGCCACGGTGCGGCTGTGATGCTGGCGCGTGGTGAGCTTGGGCTTTCTGCTGATATTAAAAGCGACTGTGCGCCTCTAAACCTGCTCATACAGCCTCTTTTACAACAGTTTCCTGATATTCATTGTATGCGTGATGCAACCCGTGGCGGCGTGGGTGTTGTGCTCAATGAACTGGCGCAGGCTTCTGGCGTTAATATTGAATTGATTGAGCCGAATTTGCCGATTACGCCACAGGTAAATGGCGTATGTGAATTATTAGGGTTAGAGCCGCTTTATCTGGCCAATGAAGGATTGGCTGTGTTTATTGTTCCTGAAGAGCATGCTGACGCCATTTTGCGACAAATGCAGCAGCATCCTCACGGAGAACACGCCAGAATCATCGGCTCTGTGGTTGATTCGGTTCCAGACAAAACAACAAAAGGCCAGTCTTCACAAGCTTTGCTCTATATCAAGAATGAATTTGGTAGCAAGCGTATCCTTGATATTCCCTATGGGATTCAATTGCCGAGGATTTGCTGA
- a CDS encoding 4Fe-4S dicluster domain-containing protein: protein MRKQYLPKDSLPALYEALRKRGYKIIAPHVHDGAIVFSEQHSPDTLPWGWQEETEPGRYQLQHTERDNKSENPARAFAWNNGPQGIKPWLFKPKQEMWRAEETENGLRFRQPDYAAEPIAFIGARACDLAALNLQDKHFIQGHYPDPFYSAQRQQLLLVAVNCQRSASTCFCTSTGDGPEALFGYDLLLDELDEGFLIEAKSEVGDEILVELALELPLELPLDACEQSLLEQAEQQLQQAAQQQRKMPSDSELRLLQNKLDDQRWHEIAEKCLACGNCTLVCPTCFCSKQESNSEKLGEVSLASVQTFHPEQSDNNDVASQVRVWDSCFSEQHSHIAGKNIRPEISQRYRQWLLHKLLMWQEQFGRSGCVGCGRCISWCPVGIDLVEEANLLLRSELDQAVEQATGERP, encoded by the coding sequence ATGCGTAAGCAGTATTTGCCCAAAGACTCGCTACCGGCACTTTATGAAGCGTTGAGAAAGCGGGGCTATAAGATCATCGCGCCTCATGTACATGATGGTGCTATCGTCTTTTCCGAGCAGCATTCTCCCGATACCTTACCCTGGGGATGGCAAGAGGAAACAGAGCCGGGACGTTATCAGCTACAACATACGGAACGGGATAATAAGTCAGAAAATCCAGCTCGCGCTTTTGCCTGGAATAACGGCCCTCAAGGGATTAAGCCCTGGTTGTTTAAACCAAAACAGGAAATGTGGCGTGCCGAAGAAACCGAAAATGGACTGCGTTTCAGACAACCAGATTATGCTGCCGAACCTATTGCCTTTATCGGCGCCAGAGCCTGTGATTTAGCGGCGCTGAATTTACAAGACAAGCACTTTATTCAAGGCCATTACCCAGATCCTTTTTACAGCGCTCAGCGCCAACAATTACTGCTCGTTGCCGTTAACTGCCAGCGTAGCGCAAGCACCTGTTTTTGTACCTCTACCGGTGATGGACCTGAAGCCTTGTTTGGCTATGACTTGTTACTGGATGAATTGGATGAAGGCTTTTTGATTGAAGCCAAAAGCGAAGTGGGTGATGAAATTTTAGTGGAATTAGCACTTGAATTGCCGCTTGAGTTACCACTTGACGCTTGCGAACAAAGTCTGCTGGAACAAGCCGAGCAGCAATTGCAACAAGCGGCACAGCAACAGAGAAAAATGCCCAGTGATTCAGAGTTACGGCTATTGCAAAACAAGCTGGATGACCAGCGCTGGCATGAAATCGCTGAAAAATGCCTGGCTTGCGGTAATTGCACACTGGTCTGTCCCACCTGTTTTTGTTCCAAACAGGAATCCAATAGTGAAAAGCTGGGCGAGGTGTCGTTAGCCTCGGTACAAACCTTTCATCCCGAACAAAGCGACAACAATGATGTGGCTTCGCAAGTGCGAGTTTGGGATTCCTGCTTTAGTGAACAGCATAGCCATATCGCAGGAAAGAATATTCGACCTGAAATCAGCCAGCGTTATCGCCAATGGTTATTGCATAAGCTATTGATGTGGCAAGAACAGTTTGGTCGTTCCGGCTGTGTTGGTTGTGGACGCTGTATTAGCTGGTGTCCGGTTGGCATTGATTTGGTTGAAGAAGCTAATCTTCTGCTTCGTTCCGAGCTTGACCAAGCCGTTGAACAAGCAACAGGGGAAAGACCATGA